AGCCACTTAATCCGTTCAACATGTTTACATTATTGGCAGTGGATATGTTGCCAACcatttgcttgctttttgttattttactgttttttctGGTAAGACTGCAAGCAAACTTAGTTGATTTCTCTTGCAGTTGTTTTAACTTCCAAACAGAACACATACTTTGGTCTCTTGGCTTTTCTTCTTATTTGAAGGGGAGCAGACACAtagttgaaaataattttttattttaataattaaggTAATTTAGctcattttcacttttaaacaGAGGGACTGCCTTTgtggtttgggggattttatgtgtgaggggttttttggtgttttttattttggttggttggtttggttttgaagaatcattttttaaatatatgtctACTTAGCTTTGGAAAGAAGGGTGTCCTCAGAGAGTACATCCCAATTTCTTAGGTTAAAAATCCTACACAGGTAGGATTCTAAAATCCTACACAAGTAAAACCTTATTCTCAGCTTTCTGCAAAGCTCCAGGATGGTAGACCAATATATACATTTATGATACATGGTAgcattattattatataatttgaGGAATGCATCCCTGTAATCTGTACATACACTGGTAAAATCAGAATGCTACTTGCAGGCAGCTAAGTTCACTCTACAGCAGATTTTAGCTGTTTTGGCCCCAAGGTTCTTCCAAAGTCCTAATAATTGTTTTGTACTCTTCAACTTTTTACCAAGCAAGATGCACTCTCCAAGTTTCATGCTCAAAACTAATACAGGTTTTGCTGTCTTTTGCCACACCTTGTCATTCAAATATGTAAACGTACAACTGTTTGAGGATTTTAACATGATGTTGATGTTAAGTGGGCAAAGGAGGGATAATGAACAAATTAGTAGAAGCATGGTGGTTTTTAGAAAGGCACTTAGGCAGAAATACACTGCTCCTTGCATGAACTTGGAATTCACAGAGCTGGAATGAAACAGCAAGTGGGCCCAGCAGAAATCCCAGTTTAACACTGGGTTGGGGCAGGAGGATTCCAGCCTGTGACAATATTCACTAACTGCACCTTCATTGTCCTGCACTAGCAGCTTGAGGCAAGGATTTTGCATGATCTGACCTTGAGTCTAAGGGCCAGTTGGGAAGAATAATTATGTTTAGTGATGTTATTTATCAACATTACCATATGTCTCCCCTGTCTATGTAAAGACTCAGGTTTTTCATTCAATTCAGGCCAATATTTTCTGTTGATATTTTACAAGTAAAATACAAGAAGACTTTGAATACTTTTTAATGCACAGCAATCGTAGGAGAAATTGATTGTTACACTCAGGGAGGTTTATCTCAGGGTTCCTAAAGCTCTGGGGCACTTTAAGGCCCTGGgttccagcagggctgtgcatccTGCCAGCACATCCAGGGCCGTGTCTGCGCGTGCTAGCCATTCCCAGGCCCTTTGTCTCCTCGCCTGGATGATACTGCTGCCATGgtgaaaaacagagagaaagaacaACAGGATATTGTCCCGTTCTGGTCTGTGTGCCAACTGTGacaaaatgttgttttctcCTTGCTTCGGGGATTCTTGTTGactttttcttgtctttggTGAGCCTGAAAACATtaagatgtttttaaatttcttctggtTAGTGTGGAAACCTTGAGTCTCTGGGAGCAAGGTGGTGTCCCATGCCCTGGCACAAACGTTCCTGTCCTGGGGGATGATTCTCTGAGTCATGCAGAGGAAAAGAAGCGTTCTGATGTAAAAGACAACAGGAAGGCGTTCAGCACGCCGTGTGCCAGCAGgacacctgcagagctgccgCAGGGTGGAAGTGAGCCACAGGCTGCATGGGGAGTGCTGAGAAAACTGCACGGCTGCACAAATCTGACGCCAGAGCAGGGCTCTATTTTTGGTCTCCTCTCTGCGTTTCTGACACCTGTAGGGACGTGTGAAGTGCACAGGAGACTTGTGCAGCACCTCCCGGAGCAGAGGAGCCGCCGCAGGGCATGGGAGCGCAGCGGAGCGTTCTTGCTTAGCCAACAGGACTAATTATAACCCAGGAATATGAACTGTAAATGTGCTGAAGCTGCCGAGACGGGAGCTGGGTGTGTGCCAGCGCTTGAATGAGGACGCACCATCCTGTCAGGActctctgggagcagcaggcagcaccgAGGTATGCACGGAGCCCCACGGAGGGAGATGGACACGCAGACGGGGGTACGGCAGGAGGACGGTAGGCGTTCAGCTGGTgctttgggaagggcagggctgccATCAGTCTGCTTTCCAAATAGGTGttctctgtgctgtgacacACTTAAGAAAACCTTAGCTTTGATGTGGTCTCATTAACAtgcaacaaaccccaaaaatccgcaGTTAATGTGAAGTGCTGGCAAAAGCTTTGACTTCTGCTTGTCTTTATGGTTGTGTGAACCACTGTCCCTCCTGGTGGTGATAAAAGACCATTGTGAGGGCATGAGGTAAAAAGTGATAATTGAGGCAGATAATGAATTGTATTAAAACCACCTAGGACAAACTGGAATAATATAAGACATGCTGCAGAAATGTATCATATAGACTACTTAAAACAAAGGGGCACATATTGCATGCTTTGGAAGATAAAttgcagaaatttaaaaaatctgcttgAAGTGAGACATGATGAAATGttagaaaaccaaaaaagtgaaagaaatagATGTGGTAGTTACATAATTGTGGGACTACATAAGAAATGCCTATGAAGGAGGAAATGCCTCTGAAGCTTATGCTGGTTTGCTGTGAAAGCTTTAGTGGGGGTTCAGAAAGACTGAATTGATGAAACTATACTCTTTAACTTCTGCTAAGCTGTAagctttaaaaaaccaacaaaagtTTCTTTAAATGAACATGTTGTGATATTGTTTTAATGATCTGGGGTATGAAAAATTTGATAGCAAAGGCTAGTCTATAACCCAAGGCTTGCTTTGAACaaagatacattaaaaaaaaaaaagtcagtaacTCAGTAACTACTAGCAGTTAGGCTGTCTCACGGTACTTAGTGAGTTTCCCGGTTGTGTCTCTCCAGTTCAGAGTTGCTGTGTTAATACTTTTATACATTCCGGGAAGCTCTAGGCTGTGATGCATGGTTTTCTTGCTGGTATGCAAggctcttcttttctcttttaaggGCTATTTGGAACTGTAGAAGGCTCTTTGCTTTGAGCTTTTTCCTATCTAAGTAGAGTAACCATATTATATGTAAGGCCTCCGTTTGTTAATGTTAGCTGGTCAATCCattcaaagctgtttttttccagaacagtAAAGTTTCATAACTTAAATTACTTATAAAAATCATTCATAAGTAATGGTTAACTTTGTTTACAACCAGATCACAGACTGTTAAACAAGACTTAATTCTAGTATTGATTTTATCATATTTCTATAAACAACTTCCAATACTCTCTGTAAATATGCAGGGTTCTTAACCCTGATTTCTGACATGAACatagtaattttaaattgatGCTCCTCTCCTCTACAGGAATGTTTAAGAATGTAACAGGCTTGGTTTAATCTTAGGAACTGCCTATTGCTCAATAGCTGTTACAAAACTTTGATGTATTttgataaaaatttaaatattaatctcTTTGCAGGTATACTTATCAGAGGCATTCTGTGATCACTACCAGTGAACCTGCACAAGCATTTCCTTTCTAAGCTCACTCTAGGAACTGCACTTGTCCTTGTACTGCTTGAACTCCCAGAGAATTATACTTAACAAGACCTTTTTACCTACTGAGAAATATAATGACTGAGTTCCTGGTTTGTTTTAACTGGTGCAATGGTGAACAGCCCCCACCGGTAGGTAGATGCACAACTGCCACCTTTTATTGGATTTGAAATTTTGTCTTCCAGTTACATAGGAAACACTTTCATTACTGTTGTTTTGATTAGTTTGGGCAAAGTAATGCAAAAGCTAAAACCAGTCCTGCTAAGCTATGTTTGAACTGTGTGTTCTCTGCCAGAAACCTAGACAGTATGACTGTTTGCAGTTCTCAGGGCCTGACTTTCCAGCAGTAAGGAAAGCTTTTGCTAGAATTCAATTAGCAGGAATAAAAGTGACTTTCATAGTGTCCTACTGTGAACAGTCTGACACTTCAGCCTGCTTGCCATGAGGTGTCATTTGGGGTCAGCCCtggctatttatttttatcttggCTGCTTGTTTCTGGCTGAAAGCTGCTGATGTTTCCTGACTAGAGACctaagatattttattttctcatagaAGAGGCGCCGGAGACTGGACCGGAATATGATAGGAGAGCCCATGAACTTTGTGCACACCGCGCACGTCGGGGCCAGGGAGATGAGCAGTGACTATTCCTCAGTAAGTGTGCACCCCTGGGAGGGGAGAAGCACACATCTCCCCTCAGTaacctgcagagcaggcagctaATAAAATACTAGGTAATtataacacagagaaaaatcttgAGGGTGTTTTTATTTATCGATAGAGTAGCATCAGAACAGAACTGTCTTTTGGTTTGTAAATATGAGATACTGTGGGAGATACACTGAGAATGAAATGCTCATTTCCTCAGAATCTTTACACTATGAGAACATTTTGGATGCAGATTCTATGGATGCACTTGATGCTACAACCGAATCACCTTGAAGTCAAAGCGGTGGAGGGTAAGGGATGTAAAAATAAGTGGATTTTGTATAGCAAAATGCATCTCAAACACTGACTTAAAATAGTATTTAACAGTCCTGGCTTTAGTTATTATTTCTCCCTACTGTTGGGACTCAGCACTGCAAACATATGGCCCACCTGCCCTTTCAAATTGATACCTTTAATAATTGCTCTGGCAAACAGAATTTATTGCGTCTTCTaataggctttttttttcctaggctGTATCAATTCAGGACCACATGAAGTCTAAAGGTGGCTACACAAATGGCACTTCTGCAACTGTTGAAATATAGGAAACTGAGAGAAGGCTGAAATCTGCTCTGTCTTATGAGGATCCCCTGGACTGGACTGTGCTTTCATATTCTCTAAAACCTTGTTATCATGGAGTAGGGAGAGTACCTGAATTAAAACTAGGTCAGTACAAGCTTTGGTGTTCTTTGCACAATATCATCTGGAGGAGTTACTGTAAATTATCCTCAAAATGGTCTTTCATGGTAGTGTTGTAGTAACAACTGTAATTTGTCACTGTGGATGACTTCCTAGCTCTGTCCCAAAAGCTTCTCAAAGCTTTCATATCAGATGAGATTGGAGGTCAGTATGAATTGTCTGGGATTTTGGcatctttttctcctctcaggAAATGCAGAGGATATTTCATTGGAAGGTATCACATGATTTCACTTCTTACATGGGCTAAACTGAGTTGCTAAGTATGACCTTGTAGCTGTCAGATAACTTTGGACATGTTTTTTAGATGCTTTACAACCTAATGCATAAATCTTTGGTATTTTTTAGTGCCTTTTGATAGTGAATGAACTCTAATGTAGGATAGTTAGCTGAGTCTGCAAAACACAGTGAAACTTCTGCCTTGCCGAGATAACACTTTTGTATCTAAAAATGGAGCTTTTGCAAACATTCTGACTCTCAAATGAGACTTAGAGCAAGAGCTGTGTCCCTCAGTGACTGGGCTGCCTCCgtgcacacacactgctgtgaCTGGCAGCTATCACTGCAACACAGCTAATTGTACCTACCAGTTAACTTCCAGTGGTGCTACAATATGCTCACAAGTGTATGTTAGTTGTGCTTGACTGCCACTGAATTTTAAACTAAACATGTTTAAGATCCCTCTTTTTGTTACCTCTCTGTAACAGTAACCACACAGGACTTCAAGGGGTATCTTGCTTGTCTTTCTGGCTCCTTAATTTCAAGACTGTCTGTTTTATatgaaattaatcttttcttgCATGTGGTGTAAGTGATACGGCCATGTGAAGGAcacacatttaaagaaaattgtgaAAAGTTGCAGGAGAGTATTAAATGGAAACAGCATTTTGCAAAGTTCCAGcacttcataaatatttaaataaatatccaTAAATATTTAGACATACTCAAACTACAGTTTATTACTTAGTTCTTATTCATCTTTCTATTAAATGACATGACAAAACTGCTGAAGCAAAACTGGGTTTTTCTCTTACCCAATCACTGACAATTGTTCCCCAGCTCAAAATTCTGTATGACTGACATTGTAGAAACGGGAAATCTGCCTGCTCTCGTGGGATTAACTAATTGTAAGTGTTTAAATTGCTGCAATATCAGCACAAGTTATGCTGGAAGTCAGCAAACTCTGCCCTTGCTCTCGGCAGAAGATCAGTTACGaacttttttccattaaaaaaagaaatatatatatattatatattatagcAAATCTTTGAACTTGTGTGATTCTGTTTGTAGCTGTGATACTTCTTAAATCTAGGCTGCTGGCTTTGCTGAATTGTTAGGCTGCCTTTTCTGAGCATACTTGGGGATTTAAAACATGAATGGTAGTTTCTGAATATGTTcaaaaaaacagcttttccctcccccatattttatcttttagttCCAAAAAGGAAGAGGGAGTGTTGCTTTCTGGAACAGTCAACAGCTGATCATAACATTCTGTAACCACATAAGAGAAATCTAATATCCATGTCTTGCTAGATCCTTATTCTCAAATTAGAATGCACACCAAATcttaatctattttaaaattagcatCGTTAACTGTACATTTAGCTTTTGCAAGTCTTTTACATTTCTGTCTTCTAACTTGAGATATATTCTAACAGCCTAGTTAAGATATAGAGTTTAAAGAATCTAATTCTTGTATAGTGTTGAGGAAGCAGGAAGTGGCCAAGTTGTTTGAAAGAATAGATTCTAATTCATCTGCTATTACACAGAGTTAATGTATTCAGTCATCTACACCTGCCCAGAAGAAGTGGTGGTAGGGCACTTGTCATGAAGAAAATGGGCTGTGTTTTGTTAACACTGTAAGAAAGCCCATTGAACAGGACTTAGGGTTTCTTGAAAACCCATTCAGCAGATTTAAAATTAGTGGTAGAACTAGAAATAAAGGAGTTGGTGAATATTTCAGTTCTTCTCTCTAAaaagaaatgaacagaaaatttgTTATTAAACACttaatttagagaaaaatcCTAGTTTTGATCATGTAAACCAAGTAGCACTATCTGATGTGAAAGTAACCTATTTTCATCAGGCTATATAGTATTATATAGGACCATATTGAAGTGCAacatcattaaaaagaaatgttttgctaTTACATTAAAAGTGTCATTACTTTTAAGAATCTAATAAACATAACACATGTTTTAGGGCTTAGgtattttttgttctgtatttagAAACCTTATGTACCTGTAATCTATCATGTAACTCAGTATGAGCCTATCTTAGTTATAATAAATATGTTGAACTGGGCACTTGCACTCTTTTCATATTGTGGAAAATGTTGATACTTTCTCTGCACTGAAAACCTGTTGGTTAAGTGGATGGATCAGCTTGAATTTTTATTGCAAAGAATGAAATTTCTCCACTAGAGAGCACAATTTTACATCAAGTCTTCTCTGTTCTGCGCAAGCTCTTACTCCATTGGGGGTTTGGTGGATTTTTGAGCttgactgaaataaaatacagaaataataacAATGGGTCAAACTTTTTAAATCTACGTTGTAGGCTGTGAAGACCTTACATCAAGACAATCAAGAAACGCTGCAGCTCTGACATGATCATGATGacattttctggtttcttttttagtCAGAAGTAAAATAACTTGCAAGCAGAGCAGGATCAACTGGTTTTTATGTAGGCTGGCAGAGTCTTACTTAGCACTGTTTGCTTCCTTGGGAAAaagaatttgggatggggaggtATTTTCAATTCTTGCTGTCTTATCCCTTGATGTTCCTGCTAGGCTTTACTGACTGTTCCATAATACTGCATACACCTGTGGTCAGTATATAGAAAAGGTATTTGTCTTTTTCACAGCCTAATATGTCTTTTTTatctcctgcagagcagcttaATACAATCACAGGGTGTCAATACTATGCTCCAAGTTGCCTGTGATATGATAACTTGCAACCCACACATGTGGCACTATTCCTTTGTATGCTCTTGCCATATTGGACTACCTGGTGCTGTTATAGCTTCCACTCTGTATAGACAAAAAATGTTAAGAGATTGATAAATACCCTTAATCTAACTATGCTGGTAAGAATAAGCACAATTTAACAGTGTTAAAATCCATGTTCATAAAATTCATTATGTGTTACTAAAAAATCCGTGTTCATGAAATTCATTATGTGTTACTAAATATAGTATCACTGGAAAAAGAAACTCCAATCTGTCAGTGAAAAAATGATTAAATGGCTGCTCCTGACCATGTTTGGATTTACTTTGCTGTCAGCACTGTGACACTGCCTTGAAAAGCCAACAGTTGAAGATAAGAACAATCTTGTCTGCCTTTCGTAATTGCTGTGGAactacaggaagaaaagagtGCTGTTTTACAGTGGTGCTAAGGTACTCTCTGGTCAGTGGGTTCCTGTAAGACTTCCAGATACTTTGTGGTTAATGcttgaaattcaaaattttagCAGCTTACCTATAAAGGTGGAGTCCTGAGTGCCTGAAGAGATGCTGTAAGTGGTTGGTGCCTGGACTTCTACAGATAAACTGTTCTTCCTTCATACACAGAGATTTGTCTGACACAGATGACACAAGGTACTTTGACCACtaatttttctgttaatatttATGTGGTTACACTGTATATGTAAAAGGTTTCTCATCCTGTACAGAACAGGTCCTCTTTAACAACTGCTCTGTTGGACAAGTGTTTCCTCAATAGAGCATTAAGCTGTCGAATTAAACCTTTCATCACACACAGCTCTAAGCCAGTTTTTCTTTGCTATGGGAAAGCATAAAATCCCCTTGTTACTGCTTAGCTCTTCCTACTGCAGGGAAGGTGTTGAAGAGCTAACAGGCTGATCAGGAACTACAGAAAAATGAGGTATGGAAGTGAGGGAGATTTAGCCACAGAGAGGCAATGTGGGGCACATTAATGAGGAAGGAACAGAACATGCTCATGTTGACGTTTCTTATCTGCAATGCACAAGACAGCTTTGATATCAGTTGGAAAATACCCATAATATGTGCATAATTGGTATATGGAGGAAATTAGGCGCTTAAATGCATGACTAAGCTGGGACTTTGAGACACAGATTGCCAATATAACTTTAATGAATGGTAGTATCCTCTTCCTGCAGTGGCTTACAAAGCTGTTTTCAGAAAGTACAGAGCCACCCACAAAGGTAGCTCTGGTTTCAGCCGTTGCAGACTGATGTCACATTTATGTTTGAAAGACAAGagggatttttctcttttttttctgctgtaggTGAGGTTGTAGATGCTCTAAATGCCAAGGCTTGCTGCACCCACTGGAACACTAGCCAAATAAAAACTAACATTAATACAAATTAGCAGTAATAAAAGGGTATCTGCCTTTGGTCCACTGCAGTGCCAAAACTTCAGGGAAATGAAGTAGATCCAGCTGATATTCAGATTCCAGGTATTGGGAGGATATGGACAGGTTGGAGTGAAAGGTCATGAAGAATTCCTTGTGCCTGAGGAAGTTTGAGTGACAGTTTGATGGACTCTGCAGACTGAGATGCCAGAAGGTCACCATGGCTATACCAGATTTCCATTAATACTTTTTCTCCGGCTGTTGTGTAGAGTATGGAAAGATGGAGCAAAATAGTGAAAGCACTTTGAGTAGACAGGGATCTTACTGGTATGTGTTCTTGTGCCAAAAAACCTCCCAGCTTGAGGTGCTTGATACTGAAGCACAGCTCCTGTCTGCACCTGGGAGCTCAGAGAGGAACAAGCTCACAACTAAAGCTGTGTCCCTTCAGGGAGGATGAGGTACAGGGCACCCATGGCATGGTCTGCTTTGGCCTCTGCACTGCCTAAACCCAGCTTATCAGGCATTGCAGGATGGCTACTGAACACCTTGTGGCTGTCACTTGCTCCATACATCCTGTTTATGTGCATCCCATTAGCATGACCAATATCCTAAAATGATACCCAAAACCTTAGTTTAAGTGGAAGTTCTCTTAACCTGGTTTTAATGTAAGAGAGTAGTAATGGCTGGACAAGAGCCACAGCTTTGAGGTGTCTGTTGAGACCTCTGCAATGAATTACTCATGAAATTAAGGCTACAAAACTGTGTTGAAACTACTTTATTCAGTGAACTTTTTagtgtttttgttgttattaaaACAATATAAAGGGGAAGAATATTCTAACAAATGTTAAGTTTCCTCTAATATTTGCATATGAATccaaactgaacaaaaccaaGGTTATTATTACTAAGGGCCCATCctaattcagagaaaaaaaagttgaatcatgttttttactgttttaatatatatgtatatacttAGACCATCTTAAGTAATGTGTAAGGAAATAAGCTAttcttttaaactgaaattagtATGATTGCTCTGGCttactgaaaattttgaaaatggaCTTAAAATCTACATTTAAATAACTGGAAGAGAATTGAGTGTGCTTTTAAAGCTGGCATTGGCCTGTACAAGTGGATGActaattaatttcatatttcttcatCAAAGAGCTAGAAAAAGTGGTTACAggattctttttattttatatataatagtGTATTTACATGCATCTGATCTTGCTGGTGCTTAAGAAATAGGTGtacattttacataatttaCATGAGTCTAAAGGTGAATGAAGACTGCCCTAATAACCAGTAATTAGTGAGCTGTGTGTTATTAAGGATTCATAGATCTGACAAAACAATGCTATTTATTCTAGTcagaaatctatttttaaaaaattgatcaAATATACGCAAGTTTGAAAGCCTGGACTCAACATGAGCTGAAGCTGCAGATGAATGGTGAAAGAAATACCCTTTTAAGTGCAGTTACCCACACTTACCCTTGCAGTCTACCACCAGGGAATATTAAAACCTGCCTCAATGCCTTTGAGGGTGTGACACAAGCTTAACAATGTAATTCAAAAGTAAGGTTCCCATTGCTTCATTAATGCATGCTAATGGGGCCTTGCTACATAATGGTGTATGAGTAAGGCTTTCACTCACCTCTTTCATCTAGTTGTAACATTAccttgaaaatgcatttaaattagTTATTCTCTCTGTGCATAATATTCAGTGAACTAGGGTATCTCTGGTGTGCATAATATTCAGTGAACTAGGGTATCTCTTCCttgcagaaattaatatttactGGTGTGCAGATAAGGCTGTTGTTTTGGTTAAAAAGCCcctaaatgaaattaaacagcTACaattaaattaaggggctctcaggcaaagtATGGACAGcataacagttctttaataggaagaaataaaaagaataaaataaacaatacagcCACTGGAAAAACTACAGAGTCAAAAATGACACCTGTTGGTATGCtagtggcagtccgattgaaaattggctgcagtcctctgaagtatcaggtgtgtTCTGTTGGacaagggggttctgtagagaaggatgtagtcttcctctgaagatccaggaggaaaaggtagctgctgttcctctggggaatctcgtggagaaaaaaaaaactgaaactgcaatttcagaatcttggagtatatggggcagcagtgcttggctcctccctctgggcggagcatctcacaatgggatgttatagttcttatcagtcatgcaccgatattcaatagtctgttatcagcggaggtcccctcccgaggaaggtgtgaatgtggtcattcaaagagagagataaggcaaactgctcacttgacaaggtaatcagccatacagatggtaatggaaaacatcttgcatgcaatcttcaacattgGTACATGGGGAAAAGCTGCTAAACATGTGTTtgtattaataaataattcttaaatGCTGTTATTTGCATGATTTGGATCAGTCCCTTGCCAGGAGATGCAGGTCCCATGGGGCTGTTGCACATGTCCCTATTGCTGCCATGTGTGCCTGTCTCACAGAGACAGCAGGCTTCAGCAACAATGTTTCCTGTACCCATTTAATCAAGAGGTTTCACTgtgttattttgctgttttgttccAGACTCCAGccaaaaagctgtgaaaatatGAGGCACTGAAAGAATTAATAGGATGGAGTAAAATGTTTTTTGGTT
This sequence is a window from Camarhynchus parvulus chromosome 10, STF_HiC, whole genome shotgun sequence. Protein-coding genes within it:
- the LOC115907649 gene encoding CDC42 small effector protein 2-B-like; amino-acid sequence: MTEFLVCFNWCNGEQPPPKRRRRLDRNMIGEPMNFVHTAHVGAREMSSDYSSAVSIQDHMKSKGGYTNGTSATVEI